The following coding sequences are from one Lolium rigidum isolate FL_2022 chromosome 6, APGP_CSIRO_Lrig_0.1, whole genome shotgun sequence window:
- the LOC124666760 gene encoding 60S ribosomal protein L24 — MVLKTELCRFSGQKIYPGKGIRFIRADSQVFLFANSKCKRYHHNKLKPAKLTWTAVYRKQHKKDIHAEAAKKRRRTTKKPYSRSIVGATLEVIQKKRAEKPEVRDAAREAALREIKERIKKTKDEKKAKKAEVTKSQKSQGKGAVQKGSKGPKLGGGGGKR, encoded by the exons ATGGTGCTGAA GACTGAGCTTTGCCGTTTTAGCGGCCAGAAGATCTACCCAGGGAAGGGTATCAGGTTCATCCGTGCAGATTCACAG GTTTTCCTTTTTGCCAACTCAAAGTGCAAGCGCTACCACCACAACAAGCTGAAGCCTGCAAAGCTTACCTGGACAGCAGTGTACAGGAAGCAGCACAAGAAG GATATCCACGCTGAAGCAGCGAAGAAGAGGCGCCGCACCACCAAGAAGCCATACTCACGATCAATTGTTGGTGCCACCCTGGAAGTTATCCAGAAGAAGAGGGCCGAGAAGCCAGAAGTCCGTGATGCTGCCAGAGAAGCTGCTCTCCG TGAGATCAAGGAGCGTATCAAGAAGACCAAGGATGAGAAGAAGGCAAAGAAGGCAGAGGTGACCAAGTCCCAGAAGTCACAGGGCAAGGGTGCCGTGCAGAAGGGTTCTAAGGGTCCCAAgcttggtggtggcggcggaaagCGTTGA
- the LOC124659519 gene encoding zinc finger protein VAR3, chloroplastic-like, which yields MGGASRLLSSLLLTSSPLRLRPSAAAFALFISTPTAASRRQLLLSSLSPLRTLSTSAAASPLPYSSSSASSTPQPHAPFPEWSRLVDRLAAAGYAARVRSAADELATTSGFGLSAEAESTVSSCLAFARDRPDLLRSLPRKDVEVVVANAAPALFKDGEASAQRLQQYLAQGDAMESVKAETVDIVRYLLSYAYSSSDSHIEDKELTDSAVRNILAELVNSSGLSSTSSFVESTVGQNTLCQPERFSRPLGQNVEMKRGDWICTRCSFMNFARNARCLECNEHRPKKMLTGGEWECPQCDFYNYGRNLSCLRCECKRPASIASNPASAGLGGVAQLLDVPNAGRSEIERKLAENDEKAERWLSKVSQLDDSADLSSLAADEDFPEIMPMRKGVNKFVVSTRKTPLERRLASAQYSSNNSPQAPASDSKISQTLDRILGRSTSISSPNNQSDNGDANASAPKRLTGHLSDIDPVPFVPLSADLFAKPQNTKSNEQADMDGQINKETGSSSDVTLASTERRDVDKSLDAAEKWSKKVAELGNVNNLSSAISDEDFPEIMPMRKGENRFVISKKKDRSLASPQFKRRSVLEQADNSNFTPFVPFPPDYFAKKDAPAESTPDTGVVSEGSPSVDKLPETNASSGNLGNSLNTSQVMGSQASSNINNENWNRNYSQQNLSTGGNTRGGSSNQQHQQQPHELGDRLSGTSSTSAWNPNYSQGRFNDGRGVSGNYQHPQQPHKVGNGSGGTSNTDAWNTNYSQGRFNDGRGGSSNYQHQQQPHEVGDRSSGTSNTSAWNTNYSQERFNDGTGGSNNYQHQMQPHEAGGRYSGTSNNHALNTNYSQGSFNEGRDVSTHNGGGYSAQPSYMPGYSNNNSNSNSWSSSNNHNWSGSHPDNSTATSGSASANPNQATGYSSYGGRGYTGKSLEGSAVRDPDPLDMSEEAKAERWFRRAAQITNVEDLVNIPDEDFPAIMPMRKGVNRFVVSKRKTPLERRLTSPQYRRNLPVVSSEPDKDAS from the exons atgggcgGCGCCTCCAGGCTGCTGTCCTCCCTCCTTCTCACCTCCTCCCCGCTCCGtctccgcccctccgccgccgccttcgccctcTTCATCTCCACGCCCACCGCGGCATCCCGCCGCCAACTCCTGctctcctccctctctccccTCCGCACgctctccacctccgccgccgcctcacccCTTCCCTACAGCTCCAGCTCCGCGTCGTCAACCCCACAGCCCCACGCCCCTTTCCCGGAGTGGTCCCGACTCGTCGACCGCCTCGCGGCCGCCGGTTACGCCGCCCGCGTCCGCTCCGCCGCCGACGAGCTCGCCACCACCTCCGGCTTCGGCCTGTCGGCCGAGGCGGAGTCCACTGTGTCCTCCTGCCTGGCCTTCGCGCGCGACCGGCCTGACCTTCTCAG GTCGCTGCCTAGGAAGGATGTCGAGGTTGTGGTGGCTAACGCTGCACCGGCTCTGTTCAAGGATGGGGAGGCATCTGCGCAGCGGCTGCAGCAGTACCTTGCCCAGGGCGAT GCGATGGAATCAGTCAAAGCAGAAACTGTTGACATTGTTCGGTACTTGTTAAGTTATGCATATAGTTCTTCAGACAGCCACATAGAAGACAAAGAACTCACTGATTCAGCTGTGAGAAATATCTTGGCTGAGCTAGTAAATTCTAGTGGACTTTCCAGCACCTCCAGTTTTGTGGAGTCAACAGTCGGGCAAAATACCTTGTGTCAACCTGAACGATTCTCTAGGCCTCTAGGACAAAATGTTGAAATGAAGCGAGGCGACTGGATTTGCACAAG ATGTAGCTTCATGAACTTTGCAAGAAATGCAAGGTGCCTTGAATGTAATGAGCATCGGCCAAAAAAGATGTTGACTGGCGGAGAGTGGGAATGCCCTCA GTGTGACTTCTATAATTATGGGAGGAACCTGTCATGCTTACGATGTGAATGCAAAAGACCAGCGTCAATAGCATCAAATCCTGCCTCTGCTGGTTTAGGCGGCGTGGCACAGCTTCTTGATGTACCCAATGCTGGTAGATCAGAAATTGAGAGAAAACTCGCTGAAAATGATGAGAAGGCAGAAAGGTGGTTGAGCAAAGTATCTCAACTAGACGATTCTGCTGATTTAAGTAGTCTGGCAGCTGATGAGGATTTTCCTGAGATTATGCCTATGAGGAAAGGGGTCAATAAATTTGTAGTTAGCACACGCAAGACACCATTGGAGAGAAGATTGGCAAGTGCACAGTACAGCAGTAACAATAGCCCTCAAGCACCAGCATCTGACTCCAAGATTAGTCAAACATTAGACAGGATACTTGGGCGTTCGACATCTATTTCTTCGCCAAACAATCAGTCTGACAATGGGGATGCAAATGCTAGTGCTCCCAAGAGATTAACAGGCCATCTTAGTGATATTGATCCTGTTCCTTTTGTGCCACTATCTGCAGATTTATTTGCCAAGCCACAGAACACAAAGAGTAATGAACAAGCAGATATGGATGGCCAAATAAATAAGGAAACTGGTAGTTCATCTGATGTCACACTGGCCTCAACTGAGAGGAGAGATGTCGATAAATCATTAGATGCTGCTGAGAAATGGTCCAAGAAAGTTGCAGAACTCGGCAATGTAAATAACCTTTCAAGTGCTATTTCTGATGAAGACTTTCCTGAGATTATGCCAATGAGGAAAGGCGAGAACAGGTTTGTTATTAGTAAGAAGAAAGACCGCTCACTGGCATCACCACAGTTCAAAAGGCGCAGTGTGCTTGAGCAGGCAGACAATTCCAATTTCACCCCATTTGTTCCGTTTCCTCCTGATTATTTTGCCAAAAAAGATGCGCCAGCAGAAAGTACTCCCGATACAGGAGTTGTTTCAGAAGGTTCCCCATCGGTTGATAAGCTGCCGGAAACAAATGCTTCATCAGGAAATTTGGGGAATAGCCTGAACACCTCACAGGTAATGGGCAGTCAGGCAAGTAGCAACATCAATAATGAGAACTGGAACAGAAATTACTCTCAGCAAAACTTGAGTACAGGTGGAAATACACGGGGTGGAAGCAGCAACCAGCAGCATCAACAGCAACCTCATGAGCTGGGTGATCGACTTAGTGGTACATCAAGTACCAGCGCTTGGAACCCAAACTACTCCCAGGGGAGGTTTAATGATGGCAGAGGTGTATCTGGCAACTATCAACATCCACAGCAACCTCATAAGGTGGGTAATGGATCTGGTGGAACTTCGAATACCGATGCTTGGAACACAAACTACTCCCAGGGGAGGTTTAACGATGGCAGAGGTGGATCTAGCAACTATCAGCATCAACAGCAACCTCATGAGGTGGGTGATCGATCTAGTGGGACTTCGAATACCAGTGCTTGGAACACAAACTACTCCCAGGAGAGGTTTAATGATGGCACAGGTGGATCTAACAACTATCAGCATCAGATGCAACCTCATGAGGCGGGTGGTCGATACAGTGGCACTTCGAATAACCATGCTTTGAACACAAACTACTCCCAGGGGAGCTTCAACGAGGGCCGAGACGTATCTACTCACAATGGGGGCGGCTATTCTGCACAACCATCTTATATGCCCGGTTATAGTAATAACAATAGCAACAGCAATTcttggagcagcagcaacaaccatAATTGGAGTGGTTCACATCCAGATAACAGCACTGCTACTAGCGGCAGTGCTTCAGCTAACCCTAACCAAGCAACAGGCTACTCAAGTTACGGAGGCAGAGGTTATACAGGAAAGAGTTTAGAAGGTTCTGCTGTGAGGGACCCTGATCCTCTGGACATGTCTGAGGAAGCTAAGGCTGAGAGATGGTTTAGGAGGGCAGCACAGATAACCAATGTTGAGGATCTTGTCAACATTCCCGATGAGGACTTCCCTGCGATAATGCCGATGAGGAAGGGGGTGAACAGATTCGTAGTGAGCAAGAGGAAGACGCCATTGGAGCGGAGATTGACCTCTCCTCAGTATAGAAGGAACCTACCTGTCGTAAGTTCTGAACCGGACAAAGATGCTAGCTGA